From a region of the Candidatus Eremiobacterota bacterium genome:
- a CDS encoding peptidoglycan DD-metalloendopeptidase family protein codes for MAGFMNHLAQKLKRPCHVTVAAALLFLLATSASHGEGEVKNKGEHLRTLRMKMDVKKKLIQQSQGRLHYEKFRLSVMNGRERDLSAQLQTTETNLWSVEEAIRNLNDRRVRVTDEIAVLRARIKVLRDRLDSKQKHLLLRLRDIYTNREINYFSVILESENFSDFINRVEFFQRIVKADTEMIAEFKAEKKKLSNEQARLEELESELVAMEKEQRKKQYSLQGLRNTRSGILAEVSLQRNQIANNVYEMELLTKELESQLEGLIREEQAMNQNNTKEGPIRSEARYIWPAKGFLTSAFGYRMHPIRGIVIFHSGIDIGALYGTPVVSAASGIVIYSGWYGGYGNAVIIDHGGGYSSLYAHCSTLYVVKRQKVSQGSLIASVGSTGMSTGPHLHFEIRQNGVPIDPRGKL; via the coding sequence CCTCTCATGGCGAGGGAGAGGTAAAGAATAAAGGGGAGCACCTGAGGACCCTCAGAATGAAGATGGATGTGAAGAAAAAGCTCATCCAGCAGAGCCAGGGCCGCCTCCACTATGAAAAATTCCGCCTTTCGGTGATGAATGGAAGGGAAAGAGACCTGTCGGCGCAGCTCCAGACAACGGAGACCAACCTATGGAGCGTTGAAGAGGCCATAAGGAACTTGAATGACCGGAGGGTGAGAGTCACCGATGAGATTGCAGTGCTCCGGGCCAGGATCAAAGTGCTCCGGGACCGCCTCGATTCAAAACAGAAGCATCTCCTGCTCCGGCTCAGGGATATCTATACCAACAGGGAGATAAACTATTTCTCGGTGATCCTGGAATCTGAAAATTTCAGCGACTTCATCAACAGGGTCGAGTTTTTCCAGAGGATTGTAAAGGCAGACACGGAGATGATTGCCGAATTCAAGGCCGAAAAGAAAAAGCTCAGCAATGAACAGGCCCGGCTCGAGGAGCTCGAGAGCGAGCTCGTGGCAATGGAGAAGGAGCAGCGAAAAAAACAATATTCCCTCCAGGGCCTCAGGAACACAAGAAGCGGGATCCTGGCCGAGGTCAGTCTACAGCGCAACCAGATTGCAAACAATGTCTATGAAATGGAGCTGCTCACCAAGGAGCTTGAATCCCAGCTTGAAGGCCTCATAAGAGAAGAGCAGGCCATGAACCAGAACAACACGAAGGAGGGGCCCATCAGAAGCGAGGCGAGGTACATCTGGCCTGCGAAAGGCTTTCTCACCTCGGCTTTCGGGTACAGGATGCATCCAATCCGTGGAATTGTCATCTTTCATTCCGGGATAGATATCGGCGCTCTCTACGGAACCCCTGTTGTCTCCGCAGCCAGCGGGATAGTCATATATTCAGGCTGGTACGGCGGTTATGGGAACGCCGTTATCATCGACCACGGAGGAGGCTACTCGTCACTCTACGCCCACTGCTCCACTCTTTACGTGGTGAAGAGGCAGAAAGTCTCACAGGGCTCTCTTATCGCTTCGGTGGGGAGCACGGGGATGAGCACGGGACCGCACCTCCATTTTGAGATAAGGCAGAACGGCGTGCCCATAGACCCGAGAGGAAAACTTTGA